One window of the Chryseotalea sp. WA131a genome contains the following:
- a CDS encoding DUF1003 domain-containing protein yields the protein MEKFKSDLTGREFAANQKVDGRTIRLGILNQIRQEHPHFNEDCCLSMSELNQFRNKYIESSLRNDVGTLSQLEKEVIEALHKNETIANDVDQAVEEKLTYGQRLADLIAEFGGSWTFIISFFMVLFAWIGINLYLFTKPFDPYPFILLNLILSCLAALQAPVIMMSQNRQEEKDRERSKHDYQVNLKAELEIRMLHEKMDHLILNQQQRLFEIQQIQVEMLKEITDRLGKTPKS from the coding sequence ATGGAAAAGTTCAAAAGCGACCTTACGGGCAGAGAATTTGCAGCCAATCAAAAAGTAGATGGCCGCACAATCAGACTAGGCATTCTCAATCAAATTCGGCAAGAGCATCCTCATTTCAATGAGGATTGCTGCTTGTCGATGTCCGAGCTCAACCAATTCCGAAACAAATACATTGAGTCTTCTTTGCGCAATGATGTGGGCACGCTATCGCAATTAGAAAAGGAAGTAATTGAAGCGCTCCACAAAAACGAAACGATTGCCAATGATGTCGATCAAGCAGTAGAAGAAAAACTAACCTATGGGCAGAGGCTGGCAGATCTCATTGCTGAATTTGGCGGAAGCTGGACGTTTATCATTTCATTTTTTATGGTTCTTTTTGCGTGGATCGGGATAAATCTTTATCTCTTTACCAAGCCATTCGATCCCTATCCATTTATATTGCTCAATTTGATTTTGTCTTGCTTGGCAGCCCTGCAGGCACCCGTTATCATGATGAGCCAAAATAGACAAGAAGAAAAAGACCGAGAGCGATCCAAACACGATTACCAAGTAAACCTAAAAGCTGAATTGGAAATCCGGATGCTTCATGAAAAAATGGATCATTTAATATTGAACCAACAACAAAGGTTATTTGAGATTCAGCAAATACAAGTGGAGATGCTGAAAGAGATTACCGATCGATTGGGTAAGACACCAAAATCTTAG
- a CDS encoding OmpA family protein encodes MKSYLLFVFAFILSASLYSQTNYKVTIGVFKRTVNAQRLFEKAKSQGYEAGQVINPANRLNYVFVLNTIEKRKAYALAVKLRVETEYKDAWVYEESFQNSVPIVKAEPIAEPVEEKKPDPIEEVKQIEPPVVTPPIDSSTTKKVEPEKPVVVEKPKPKGKPFQIRLLNTSDNSEVRSGEIHVQEAVKASQYQVFKTGEVIYLEPPKNKRGTYAIVTQVAGYSPASIVFNYQNPIGEKGSDGETIIELPVVRAKKGDYVDFNNVKFFKNTSLLLPSAQNELDGVVDLMKENMKYKIKIHGHVNGNQPRESFTRGPNSSFFGTNPSTDVTTKKMSAKDLSLKRAESVRDYLISQGIEANRLSVKGEGGKIPLYAEGGTLGQYNDRVEIEFVRSK; translated from the coding sequence ATGAAATCTTACCTACTCTTTGTATTTGCTTTTATTCTATCCGCATCACTCTATTCTCAAACGAATTACAAGGTTACCATAGGTGTCTTTAAGCGAACTGTAAATGCGCAGCGTTTGTTTGAAAAAGCCAAAAGCCAAGGCTATGAGGCAGGGCAAGTAATAAACCCAGCCAATAGGTTGAATTATGTTTTTGTATTGAATACAATAGAAAAGAGAAAGGCCTATGCATTAGCTGTAAAACTACGTGTCGAAACAGAATACAAAGATGCGTGGGTGTATGAAGAGTCATTTCAAAATTCCGTTCCTATTGTGAAAGCAGAGCCTATCGCAGAGCCTGTGGAAGAAAAGAAACCAGATCCAATAGAGGAGGTCAAGCAAATAGAACCTCCAGTGGTAACTCCTCCAATCGATTCTTCCACAACAAAAAAAGTTGAACCAGAAAAGCCTGTAGTAGTTGAAAAACCAAAGCCAAAGGGCAAGCCATTTCAAATTAGGTTACTAAACACCTCCGATAATTCTGAAGTTAGGTCAGGCGAGATACATGTACAAGAGGCCGTAAAGGCATCCCAATACCAAGTCTTTAAAACGGGTGAGGTAATTTACTTGGAGCCCCCAAAAAATAAGCGAGGCACTTATGCCATCGTTACTCAAGTGGCAGGCTATAGCCCGGCTAGCATTGTCTTCAATTACCAAAATCCAATTGGGGAAAAAGGATCAGACGGAGAGACCATTATCGAGCTGCCGGTGGTAAGGGCCAAGAAGGGAGACTATGTGGATTTTAACAATGTAAAGTTTTTTAAAAATACTTCACTTCTTTTGCCATCGGCACAAAATGAATTGGATGGTGTAGTCGATTTGATGAAAGAAAACATGAAGTATAAAATTAAAATACATGGCCATGTAAACGGAAACCAACCACGCGAATCATTTACGCGCGGTCCTAATTCTTCTTTTTTTGGCACCAATCCTTCCACTGATGTAACCACCAAAAAAATGTCGGCCAAAGACCTATCGTTAAAACGGGCTGAATCTGTTCGCGATTATTTGATCAGTCAAGGTATTGAGGCAAACAGGCTCAGTGTAAAGGGCGAAGGTGGAAAAATTCCGTTGTACGCAGAAGGAGGAACGCTAGGTCAATACAATGACCGGGTTGAAATTGAATTCGTAAGGAGTAAATAA